The region TATTACAAAATTCAGAAAGCTGGAAAGAGAGCGAAAGAATATCCTGTCCATGTTTGCACATGACATGAAAAACCCTGCGCTCATATCGGAGGGTTTTCTGTCGAGACTCATCTTAGGCAAGACAGGGGCCCTGACGGAAGAGCAACAGGACTACCTTAAAATTATCCATAGTGAACTCAACAAATTATCACAATTAATATCAGATTTTCTGCAGTTTTCGAGATTTGAAGCAATAGAATATAAGCCTGTTTACGCTCCATTTAATATAGAAGAGGAAATTCGGAAAAATATTGAAGCGGAAAAAGTGGAGGCTGAAAAGAAAAAAATCATTATAGGCATTGAACACCCGGATACAATAACTCCTATAGTTAATGCAGATGCTGCTATGGTAAATCGCGTGATCAGAAATCTTCTCGTCAACGCAATAAAATATACCGACACTGGAGGAGCTGTAACAATCAAAATATCAGACCGAGGCAATGAAATACTTGTCTCTGTTAAAGATACAGGCATAGGAATACCGGAAGATCATCTGCCTTATATATTTGATGCATTCTACCGTGCGGGAAACTCAAAGGGTTCGGGGCTTGGGTTGTCCATTGCCAAAGCAATAATAGAAGGCCATGGAGGATGGATATGGGCTGAAAGCATACCCGCCAATGGCAGTACCTTTAGCTTCATTTTGCCGAAATAGCAAAATAATCTTTGGCGTGTAAGCGGCAAGGATGGCACAGCAGAGATATAAGAAATGAACAAAAAAAATATTTCATCTAAACTTCTTCGATTTTGGAAAATACTTGGACCCGGACTTGTTACCGGTGCAAGCGATGATGACCCTTCAGGCATTGCAACCTACTCACAGGCAGGCGCTGCATACGGACTTTCAACTCTCTGGACTGCACTTATTACATTTCCACTCATGGCTTCAATTCAGGAAATGTGTGCAAGAATTGGCTTGGTTACTTCACATGGTTTAGCAGGAACGCTTAAAACTCATTATTCAAAACCTGTTTTGTATTTAATGTTGTTGTTTAGTTTTCCTGCCATTGTACTGAATATTGGCGCTGACATTGCGGGAATGGGAGCAGTGGGTAATCTATTGTTCCCTTCCATTAAGGCAACGTATTTCAGCATTGTTTTCACCATCATACTTTTGGAGTAGTTATCTATGTGCCTAGCCGTACCTATGCAAGTCCTGGAGCTTAAGGAAAATACAGCCGTGGTGGATATGGGCGGCACGCGCAAGGCAGTACGCCTGGACGCTATTGACAGGCCGCC is a window of Thermodesulfobacteriota bacterium DNA encoding:
- a CDS encoding ATP-binding protein codes for the protein MFEAIVQTVREPLIVLDSDLRVFLANRSFYKSFKVTPEETIGNLIYDLGNRQWDIPRLRTLLEEILPKDNKFDDYEVEHIFSNIGHKIMLLNARRITHKEIGSQMILLAIEDITKFRKLERERKNILSMFAHDMKNPALISEGFLSRLILGKTGALTEEQQDYLKIIHSELNKLSQLISDFLQFSRFEAIEYKPVYAPFNIEEEIRKNIEAEKVEAEKKKIIIGIEHPDTITPIVNADAAMVNRVIRNLLVNAIKYTDTGGAVTIKISDRGNEILVSVKDTGIGIPEDHLPYIFDAFYRAGNSKGSGLGLSIAKAIIEGHGGWIWAESIPANGSTFSFILPK
- a CDS encoding divalent metal cation transporter — protein: MNKKNISSKLLRFWKILGPGLVTGASDDDPSGIATYSQAGAAYGLSTLWTALITFPLMASIQEMCARIGLVTSHGLAGTLKTHYSKPVLYLMLLFSFPAIVLNIGADIAGMGAVGNLLFPSIKATYFSIVFTIILLE